A region from the Mya arenaria isolate MELC-2E11 chromosome 2, ASM2691426v1 genome encodes:
- the LOC128204847 gene encoding neurogenin-1-like yields the protein MDKSQSSVYAMTLPQRTMHSDVHTYFCIPTIAHVNDDTASLGSCAMTESDVTPEVTPNTPVSPASNSNAQHFTFTDIAKLTGEQSNIKVTSLEKHNKSRIFPNRRRRHEAPTKDVMRKRRVAANERERRRMESLNVAFDKLRDVVPSYNDDTKLSKYETLQMAQSYIAALKDLL from the coding sequence ATGGATAAATCACAAAGTTCAGTGTACGCGATGACTCTCCCACAAAGAACAATGCATTCGGATGTACATACATATTTCTGCATTCCAACGATTGCTCATGTGAATGACGATACCGCGTCGCTAGGCTCGTGCGCGATGACGGAAAGTGACGTGACTCCAGAAGTGACACCAAACACGCCAGTCAGTCCAGCGTCAAACTCGAACGCGCAACATTTCACGTTCACAGACATTGCCAAACTAACAGGTGAACAATCAAATATCAAAGTGACATCATtggaaaaacataataaaagcCGCATTTTTCCAAATCGAAGGAGACGCCATGAAGCTCCGACGAAAGACGTAATGCGAAAAAGAAGAGTTGCTGCGAACGAGCGCGAACGACGGAGGATGGAGAGTTTGAACGTCGCTTTTGATAAACTGAGAGATGTGGTTCCTTCGTATAATGATGACAcaaaactgtcaaaatatgAGACTCTTCAAATGGCTCAATCGTATATTGCTGCGTTAAAAGATCTTTTGTGA